The following coding sequences lie in one Chanos chanos chromosome 4, fChaCha1.1, whole genome shotgun sequence genomic window:
- the asrgl1 gene encoding isoaspartyl peptidase/L-asparaginase isoform X2, with product MLPVLVVHGGAGHIPKERAELSCGGVMEAVRGGYSILRAGGSAMDAVVEAVTLLEDNPAYNAGRGSVLNVKGEVEMDALVMDGRTLGSGAVSAVRRVKNPVQLARLVMEKTNHLCLTAEGASQFARAMGMEEVPEESLITDYARMRWRKNLAPGANPVECQMGKMGTVGAVAVDVEGNIACATSTGGMLNQMAGRVGDTPCVGKSAEEASDLALAYMRERVGGLGGVVVVDPQGNWAARFSSLQMAWAAARQGQLHYGLYTGEHFTEPLEKPSQ from the exons ATGTTACCAGTGCTGGTGGTGCACGGGGGCGCAGGACACATCCCTAAAGAGAGGGCGGAATTATCCTGCGGCGGGGTGATGGAGGCCGTGAGAGGAGGTTACTCCATCCTTCGGGCTGGAGGCAGTGCTATGGATGCTGTGGTGGAGGCGGTCACCCTGCTGGAGGACAATCCTGCGTACAATGCAG GTAGAGGCTCGGTGCTGAACGTGAAAGGTGAGGTGGAGATGGATGCTCTGGTGATGGACGGCAGGACTCTGGGAAGTGGGGCTGTGTCTGCTGTCAGGAGAGTGAAAAACCCCGTCCAGCTGGCCAGACTTGTCATGGAAAAG ACCAATCATTTGTGTCTGACTGCGGAGGGGGCATCCCAGTTTGCACGAGCTATGGGTATGGAGGAGGTGCCCGAGGAGTCTCTGATCACAGACTACGCCCGAATGCGCTGGAGAAAGAACCTGGCACCGGGCGCCAACCCTGTGGAATGCCAGAT ggGCAAAATGGGCACAGTTGGTGCCGTGGCGGTGGATGTGGAGGGGAATATTGCTTGCGCCACCTCCACCGGCGGCATGCTGAATCAGATGGCGGGTCGTGTGGGGGACACGCCTTGTGTAG GAAAGTCGGCAGAGGAGGCCAGTGACCTGGCGTTGGCCTACATGCGTGAGAGGGTGGGGGGCCTGGGTGGAGTGGTAGTGGTGGATCCTCAGGGAAACTGGGCAGCTCGTTTCAGCAGCCTGCAGATGGCTTGGGCAGCAGCACGACAGGGCCAGCTTCACTATGGACTGTATACAGGAGAACACTTCACAGAGCCTTTAGAGAAGCCTtctcaataa
- the asrgl1 gene encoding isoaspartyl peptidase/L-asparaginase isoform X1, translating to MLPVLVVHGGAGHIPKERAELSCGGVMEAVRGGYSILRAGGSAMDAVVEAVTLLEDNPAYNAGRGSVLNVKGEVEMDALVMDGRTLGSGAVSAVRRVKNPVQLARLVMEKTNHLCLTAEGASQFARAMGMEEVPEESLITDYARMRWRKNLAPGANPVECQMGKMGTVGAVAVDVEGNIACATSTGGMLNQMAGRVGDTPCVGCGGYADNKVGAVSPTGHGEAIMKVTLSRLILFHMEQGKSAEEASDLALAYMRERVGGLGGVVVVDPQGNWAARFSSLQMAWAAARQGQLHYGLYTGEHFTEPLEKPSQ from the exons ATGTTACCAGTGCTGGTGGTGCACGGGGGCGCAGGACACATCCCTAAAGAGAGGGCGGAATTATCCTGCGGCGGGGTGATGGAGGCCGTGAGAGGAGGTTACTCCATCCTTCGGGCTGGAGGCAGTGCTATGGATGCTGTGGTGGAGGCGGTCACCCTGCTGGAGGACAATCCTGCGTACAATGCAG GTAGAGGCTCGGTGCTGAACGTGAAAGGTGAGGTGGAGATGGATGCTCTGGTGATGGACGGCAGGACTCTGGGAAGTGGGGCTGTGTCTGCTGTCAGGAGAGTGAAAAACCCCGTCCAGCTGGCCAGACTTGTCATGGAAAAG ACCAATCATTTGTGTCTGACTGCGGAGGGGGCATCCCAGTTTGCACGAGCTATGGGTATGGAGGAGGTGCCCGAGGAGTCTCTGATCACAGACTACGCCCGAATGCGCTGGAGAAAGAACCTGGCACCGGGCGCCAACCCTGTGGAATGCCAGAT ggGCAAAATGGGCACAGTTGGTGCCGTGGCGGTGGATGTGGAGGGGAATATTGCTTGCGCCACCTCCACCGGCGGCATGCTGAATCAGATGGCGGGTCGTGTGGGGGACACGCCTTGTGTAG ggtgtggaGGATACGCAGACAATAAGGTGGGGGCCGTGTCACCCACAGGTCACGGAGAGGCCATCATGAAAGTCACTCTGTCCAGACTTATTCTCTTCCACATGGAACAAG GAAAGTCGGCAGAGGAGGCCAGTGACCTGGCGTTGGCCTACATGCGTGAGAGGGTGGGGGGCCTGGGTGGAGTGGTAGTGGTGGATCCTCAGGGAAACTGGGCAGCTCGTTTCAGCAGCCTGCAGATGGCTTGGGCAGCAGCACGACAGGGCCAGCTTCACTATGGACTGTATACAGGAGAACACTTCACAGAGCCTTTAGAGAAGCCTtctcaataa